The Muricauda sp. SCSIO 65647 genome includes a region encoding these proteins:
- a CDS encoding glycoside hydrolase family 19 protein produces the protein MDSQIAAARRARRKVDEWLKKQENTFLKEINRQMGKNYTSFSTAQREYFKFFESRGGRYGPVTTAHRLEGGHQGRASQQKRKFESHAMEILALDRWRACGYCSRYDGVEVQGTLLGEIRRNKNYYYSQYRRSAIDDFNKSYYQNALADSEARGMDKLIKNGTLLNRLSNYRVHHYRRLGLQDKVFQMSAYLILTGAIRTNYIQYTLPYSLRKYNPPKYWDDDRLLKWGKDLAPAIPHERFIFSEEYLQQQIDYWTRIPIVRISRQKVTQKVERERQEVVEELLKKIKNWYLDLDGDGYHSKIHIGEESPGNKWKTTTKGLDCDDTNKNRKTAEDCEQCKTSKKDLKKMFPNTPDATLTKIADAINKYGKDFGIDTKEKLQHFITQAGHESNEFKAFEENLNYRWERLGLDYWKRYFNPITNPAADPAKANPNDFKRSSTSVYVDVEKFANRVYNDRYRENKIGNINEGDGYKFRGRGIFQLTGRTNYRNFNNFYRTNYDSSVNLINNPDLISTNKNIAVISALWFYKNSVLDKIIVDNNISVKAVTEKVNGGKNGLNHRRTLHAKTQANIDCL, from the coding sequence TTGGATTCACAAATTGCGGCAGCCCGCAGGGCAAGAAGGAAAGTGGACGAGTGGTTAAAAAAACAAGAAAACACTTTTTTGAAGGAGATAAACAGGCAGATGGGCAAGAACTATACGTCTTTCTCAACTGCGCAAAGGGAATATTTTAAGTTCTTTGAAAGCCGTGGGGGAAGATATGGCCCCGTAACGACCGCCCATCGGTTGGAAGGGGGGCATCAGGGTCGCGCCTCTCAACAAAAGAGGAAGTTCGAATCGCACGCCATGGAAATATTGGCATTGGATCGCTGGAGAGCTTGTGGCTATTGCTCAAGGTATGACGGGGTCGAGGTTCAAGGGACCCTTCTGGGGGAAATACGAAGAAATAAAAACTACTATTACTCCCAATACCGGAGATCGGCCATTGATGATTTTAACAAGTCGTACTACCAGAACGCTTTGGCCGATAGCGAGGCCAGGGGTATGGACAAACTGATCAAGAACGGCACATTGCTAAATCGCCTCAGCAATTATCGCGTACATCATTATCGCCGTTTGGGCCTGCAGGATAAAGTATTTCAAATGAGTGCCTATTTGATCTTGACAGGGGCAATACGCACAAATTACATACAATACACACTTCCATATAGTTTACGGAAGTATAACCCTCCAAAATATTGGGATGATGACCGTCTTTTGAAATGGGGAAAAGATTTGGCCCCGGCCATCCCGCATGAGCGATTCATATTCAGTGAAGAATATCTACAACAACAGATCGACTATTGGACAAGAATCCCTATAGTTCGTATTTCTAGACAAAAAGTCACCCAAAAGGTCGAAAGGGAGCGGCAAGAAGTTGTTGAAGAACTACTTAAGAAGATAAAAAATTGGTATTTAGACCTTGATGGTGATGGTTATCACTCAAAGATTCATATAGGCGAAGAAAGCCCAGGAAATAAATGGAAAACAACAACAAAAGGTCTAGATTGTGATGATACGAATAAAAACCGGAAAACGGCAGAAGACTGTGAGCAATGTAAAACGAGTAAAAAGGATTTGAAGAAAATGTTTCCAAACACCCCTGATGCAACGCTTACAAAAATTGCAGATGCTATAAACAAATATGGTAAGGATTTTGGTATTGATACCAAAGAAAAACTACAGCATTTTATAACGCAAGCAGGACATGAGAGTAATGAATTTAAAGCTTTCGAGGAAAATTTGAATTATAGATGGGAAAGGCTAGGGTTAGATTATTGGAAAAGATATTTTAATCCTATCACTAATCCCGCTGCCGATCCTGCCAAAGCAAACCCCAATGATTTCAAAAGGTCGAGTACGTCTGTCTACGTGGATGTAGAAAAATTTGCAAATAGGGTTTATAATGACAGATACAGGGAAAATAAAATTGGAAATATTAATGAAGGTGATGGATACAAATTTAGGGGAAGAGGTATCTTTCAATTAACAGGAAGAACAAATTACAGAAATTTTAATAATTTTTATCGAACTAATTATGATAGTTCGGTAAATTTAATAAACAATCCTGACTTGATTTCAACGAACAAAAATATTGCTGTGATCAGTGCTTTATGGTTTTACAAGAATAGTGTTTTAGATAAAATAATTGTCGATAATAATATTAGTGTTAAAGCCGTAACGGAAAAAGTTAACGGGGGAAAAAATGGACTTAATCACAGGAGAACATTACATGCTAAAACCCAAGCAAATATAGATTGTTTATAA